Proteins encoded together in one Schumannella luteola window:
- a CDS encoding NAD-dependent epimerase/dehydratase family protein, with protein sequence MRIAVTGASGFVGGAIATALADRGDEVVGFGRTPRRWTHPRGRYRVWDITAGQMVSDQDFDAVVHAAALVDPGASREESMRVNQFGTRNVVRSFVGSRVVHLSSTAVYDLMVPSVDLPESTPPARRFLSGYSASKLAAERELAGADAVLLRPHLIYGPGSPLIGVLSRGARAARGARLPLPGGGRVRHRLTSIGNVVHAVERALRPETPRGTYNIGDATPVELGGVATELLSRRGLDVRVVDVDVDAAARAVGTLEFAARAARRRPLITRHTVKLIGLERTFDLSAARDRLGFHPTPTTLDGADDW encoded by the coding sequence ATGAGGATCGCGGTCACCGGAGCGAGCGGCTTCGTCGGCGGTGCGATCGCGACGGCGCTCGCCGATCGCGGCGACGAGGTCGTCGGCTTCGGGCGCACGCCGCGGCGCTGGACGCATCCCCGCGGGCGCTACCGCGTGTGGGATATCACGGCCGGCCAGATGGTCAGCGACCAGGACTTCGACGCGGTCGTGCACGCCGCCGCCCTCGTCGACCCGGGCGCCTCCCGCGAGGAGTCCATGCGGGTCAACCAGTTCGGCACCCGCAACGTCGTGCGCAGCTTCGTCGGCTCGCGCGTCGTGCACCTCTCGAGCACGGCGGTCTACGACCTCATGGTGCCGAGCGTCGACCTGCCCGAGTCGACGCCGCCCGCGCGCCGCTTCCTCAGCGGCTACTCCGCATCCAAGCTGGCGGCCGAGCGTGAGCTCGCCGGCGCGGACGCCGTGCTGCTGCGACCCCACCTGATCTACGGGCCCGGCTCGCCGCTGATCGGCGTGCTCAGCCGCGGCGCGCGTGCAGCGCGCGGTGCCCGGCTGCCGCTGCCCGGCGGCGGGCGCGTGCGTCACCGTCTCACCTCGATCGGCAATGTCGTGCACGCCGTCGAACGCGCCCTGCGGCCCGAGACGCCGCGCGGCACCTACAACATCGGCGACGCGACCCCGGTCGAGCTCGGCGGCGTCGCCACCGAGCTGCTGTCGCGCCGCGGACTCGACGTGCGCGTCGTCGACGTCGACGTGGATGCGGCCGCCCGCGCCGTCGGAACCCTCGAGTTCGCGGCCCGCGCCGCCCGACGGCGCCCGCTCATCACGCGGCACACGGTCAAGCTCATCGGGCTCGAGCGCACCTTCGACCTCAGCGCCGCCCGCGACCGTCTCGGCTTCCACCCGACACCCACGACGCTCGACGGAGCCGACGACTGGTAG
- a CDS encoding TMEM175 family protein, protein MSDVRDRSARLFQMGDGTDRIQFFSDAVFAIAMTLLVLDIRLPADLGEHPDAARVTSALVELWPQFFGYLLSFVVIAINWVNHHRKFRVIERWDSGLLVANFTLLALVAFLPFPTSALSDYGAVTPVVVLYAATVAALNLAQAWIWVHARRRGLMSDSVDAGVYRYVIANLLAMPVIFGLSIAIAFVSASWAMYFWILTAPASAIVVGAARRRYSPLGASTSASARAAAPEPDSSGTPSPEPDSPEPDSPEPDSPDRN, encoded by the coding sequence ATGAGCGATGTTCGCGACCGTTCGGCCCGCCTGTTCCAGATGGGCGACGGCACCGACCGCATCCAGTTCTTCAGCGATGCGGTGTTCGCGATCGCGATGACGCTGCTCGTGCTCGACATCCGCCTGCCCGCCGACCTCGGCGAGCACCCCGATGCCGCGCGCGTCACGAGCGCCCTCGTCGAGCTGTGGCCGCAGTTCTTCGGCTACCTGCTGAGCTTCGTCGTCATCGCGATCAACTGGGTCAACCACCACCGCAAGTTCCGCGTGATCGAGCGCTGGGACTCCGGTCTGCTCGTCGCGAACTTCACGCTTCTCGCCCTCGTCGCCTTCCTGCCGTTCCCGACCAGCGCGCTCTCCGACTACGGCGCGGTGACACCGGTCGTGGTGCTCTACGCGGCCACCGTCGCCGCCCTCAACCTCGCGCAGGCCTGGATCTGGGTGCACGCTCGCCGCCGCGGACTGATGTCGGACTCGGTTGATGCGGGCGTGTACCGCTACGTGATCGCCAACCTGCTCGCGATGCCGGTGATCTTCGGCCTCTCGATCGCGATCGCCTTCGTCTCGGCGAGCTGGGCGATGTACTTCTGGATCCTCACGGCCCCCGCATCGGCGATCGTCGTCGGGGCGGCGCGGCGGCGGTACAGCCCTCTGGGAGCGTCGACGTCAGCATCCGCACGGGCCGCGGCGCCGGAGCCCGACTCGTCGGGGACTCCCTCGCCGGAGCCCGACTCGCCCGAGCCCGACTCGCCGGAGCCCGACTCGCCCGATCGGAACTAG
- a CDS encoding DUF1801 domain-containing protein yields the protein MPDQTETFSADERKAMKTRAAELKKRENGDAEVRKIIDVMTDEEQAIALRIHEAILEQVPQLQPKLRYGQPAYYLDGTVLCFFMAASKYKTASSIFGFDDATRVRDGDMWPSSYAIQNLSTADEKRLLDLVKRAAG from the coding sequence ATGCCGGATCAGACCGAGACCTTCTCCGCCGACGAGCGCAAGGCGATGAAGACCCGTGCCGCCGAGCTGAAGAAGCGCGAGAACGGCGACGCCGAGGTACGCAAGATCATCGACGTGATGACCGACGAGGAGCAGGCCATCGCCCTGCGCATCCACGAGGCGATCCTGGAACAGGTGCCGCAGCTGCAGCCGAAGCTCCGCTACGGCCAGCCGGCGTACTACCTCGACGGCACGGTGCTCTGCTTCTTCATGGCCGCGTCGAAGTACAAGACGGCATCGTCCATCTTCGGATTCGACGACGCGACCCGCGTGCGCGACGGGGACATGTGGCCGAGCTCCTACGCGATCCAGAATCTGTCGACCGCCGACGAGAAGCGCCTGCTCGACCTCGTGAAGCGCGCCGCCGGCTGA
- a CDS encoding MarR family winged helix-turn-helix transcriptional regulator translates to MLASDEVDRIVDAWSRERGDLDFTPLQVLSRVSRLAKHLDRERKAAFAASDLEPWEFDVLSALRRAGEPYQLSPKALLQQTLVSSGTMTNRIDRLVARTVVERRTDPHDGRGILVVMTALGRERVDRAISLLLDAERELLSGLSAADQERLSGLLRKLSLDFDAEG, encoded by the coding sequence ATGCTCGCCTCCGACGAAGTCGATCGCATCGTCGATGCGTGGTCACGCGAGCGCGGCGATCTCGACTTCACTCCCCTGCAGGTGCTCTCGCGCGTCTCGCGCCTCGCCAAGCACCTCGACCGCGAGCGCAAGGCGGCCTTCGCCGCGAGCGACCTCGAGCCGTGGGAGTTCGACGTGCTGTCGGCGCTGCGGCGGGCCGGCGAGCCGTACCAGCTGAGCCCGAAGGCGCTGCTGCAGCAGACCCTCGTCTCGAGCGGCACCATGACGAACCGCATCGACCGGCTCGTCGCGCGCACGGTCGTCGAGCGCCGCACCGATCCGCACGACGGCCGCGGCATCCTCGTGGTCATGACCGCACTGGGGCGCGAGCGCGTCGACCGGGCGATCAGCCTGCTGCTGGATGCCGAGCGCGAGCTGCTGTCGGGACTGAGCGCCGCCGATCAGGAGCGGCTGTCGGGCCTGCTGCGCAAGCTGAGCCTCGACTTCGACGCCGAGGGCTAG
- a CDS encoding MFS transporter yields the protein MPRSPFTVFLALALGVASLSSLQSLVIPVLPEMQRDLATTPAGVNWTLTAWLIAAAVATPLIGRVGDLFGRRRTLLAVVAIVAAGDLIAFASPDLSVLLIGRVLQGVGASLFPLAFGLLRETFPRERIASAIGAMSAVIAIGSGLGTVIAGPLAEALTWRGLFLLPLALVVASGILAMLVIPRSTEREHGRINVPAGILLSGWLVALLLPLSNGAAWGWTSPLVLGLFALAVVLMAAWVAVELRSVEPLVDLRLMRAPAIWSTNLASLLLGGAMFAVFAFFARFVQTPTSTGYGLGASIAQSGLLMLPMLVTMAAAGFLSGPIGKVVSFRVQFGGGAALLALSAIGMALLHSQPWLVATEAGLFGLGLGISYAAMTSLIVQSVPSTQTGIATGVNANLRTIGGAIASSVVTVIVFANTDATGLPLEAGYTEAFLTAAALAGVAAGIAFAVRARRVRRASERELAVLTSPLTLETEAEAA from the coding sequence GTGCCTCGTTCACCGTTCACCGTGTTCCTCGCGCTCGCCCTCGGCGTCGCGAGCCTCAGCTCACTGCAGTCCCTCGTCATCCCCGTGCTGCCCGAGATGCAGCGCGACCTCGCCACGACCCCGGCCGGCGTCAACTGGACGCTCACCGCCTGGCTCATCGCCGCCGCCGTGGCCACTCCCCTGATCGGGCGCGTCGGCGACCTGTTCGGCCGCCGTCGCACCCTGCTCGCCGTCGTCGCGATCGTCGCGGCCGGCGACCTGATCGCCTTCGCCTCGCCCGACCTCAGCGTGCTGCTCATCGGCCGCGTGCTGCAGGGCGTCGGCGCCTCGCTGTTCCCGCTCGCCTTCGGACTGCTGCGCGAGACCTTCCCGCGCGAGCGCATCGCCTCGGCCATCGGCGCCATGTCGGCGGTCATCGCGATCGGGTCCGGACTCGGCACCGTCATCGCGGGTCCCCTCGCGGAAGCGCTCACCTGGCGCGGGCTGTTCCTGCTGCCCCTCGCGCTCGTCGTGGCCAGCGGCATCCTCGCCATGCTCGTGATCCCGCGCTCGACCGAGCGCGAGCACGGCCGCATCAACGTGCCCGCCGGCATCCTGCTCTCGGGCTGGCTCGTCGCCCTGCTCCTGCCGCTGAGCAACGGCGCCGCCTGGGGCTGGACCTCACCGCTCGTGCTCGGCCTCTTCGCCCTCGCCGTCGTGCTGATGGCGGCCTGGGTCGCCGTCGAGCTGCGCTCGGTCGAGCCCCTGGTCGACCTGCGGCTCATGCGGGCCCCGGCGATCTGGAGCACCAACCTCGCCAGCCTGCTGCTCGGCGGCGCGATGTTCGCCGTGTTCGCCTTCTTCGCTCGCTTCGTGCAGACGCCGACCTCGACCGGATACGGCCTCGGCGCCTCCATCGCCCAGTCGGGCCTGCTCATGCTGCCGATGCTCGTCACCATGGCGGCCGCGGGCTTCCTCAGCGGGCCGATCGGCAAGGTCGTGAGCTTCCGGGTGCAGTTCGGCGGCGGCGCCGCCCTGCTCGCGCTGTCGGCGATCGGGATGGCGCTGCTGCACTCGCAGCCGTGGCTCGTCGCGACGGAGGCGGGTCTCTTCGGCCTCGGTCTCGGCATCTCCTACGCGGCCATGACCAGCCTCATCGTGCAGAGCGTGCCGTCGACCCAGACCGGCATCGCGACCGGCGTCAACGCGAACCTGCGCACGATCGGCGGAGCGATCGCGAGCTCGGTCGTGACCGTGATCGTGTTCGCGAACACGGATGCGACAGGCCTGCCTCTCGAGGCCGGCTACACCGAGGCGTTCCTGACGGCGGCAGCCCTCGCGGGCGTCGCGGCCGGAATCGCCTTCGCCGTGCGAGCGCGCCGCGTGCGCCGGGCGAGCGAGCGCGAGCTCGCCGTGCTGACCTCGCCGCTCACGCTCGAGACGGAGGCCGAGGCGGCCTGA
- a CDS encoding methyltransferase domain-containing protein, producing the protein MTTPHPALEPRYFARMAAALGDKARVLEHVRPGHVIDAGAGGGELAGMLATLPGVDVTALDLAEESLARLREDGRFAVEQRELGDDREPLTARPASTIVFSAVLHEVYSYAAEPWAAHERALAQARATLAPGGVVIIRDGVMPERPGEPAELRGRDDTLVEQYLALSSFAETRLGRMRPGVWAGTRHAVSEALCTLTWGAASLPREALERFQLATLDGYADLLERAGLRVIHREATTQPGYREHLDAAGWSADEPDGAWFPPTTGLWVAVRDDADAGGGSA; encoded by the coding sequence ATGACGACACCGCATCCGGCGCTCGAGCCGCGGTACTTCGCCCGCATGGCGGCGGCGCTCGGCGACAAGGCGCGCGTGCTCGAGCATGTGCGACCGGGGCACGTGATCGACGCCGGAGCCGGCGGGGGAGAGCTGGCGGGGATGCTCGCCACGCTGCCCGGCGTCGACGTCACCGCGCTCGACCTCGCCGAGGAGTCGCTCGCGCGCCTGCGCGAAGACGGGCGCTTCGCGGTCGAGCAGCGCGAGCTCGGCGACGATCGCGAGCCGCTGACGGCGCGGCCCGCATCCACCATCGTGTTCAGTGCTGTGCTGCACGAGGTCTACTCCTACGCGGCGGAGCCGTGGGCGGCGCACGAGCGCGCGCTCGCGCAGGCGCGGGCGACGCTCGCGCCCGGCGGCGTCGTCATCATCCGTGACGGGGTCATGCCCGAACGGCCCGGCGAGCCGGCCGAGCTGCGCGGACGCGACGACACCCTCGTCGAGCAGTACCTGGCGCTCTCGTCGTTCGCCGAGACGCGACTCGGGCGGATGCGTCCGGGCGTCTGGGCGGGAACGCGGCACGCCGTCTCCGAAGCGCTCTGCACCCTCACCTGGGGTGCGGCCTCGCTTCCCCGCGAGGCGCTCGAGCGCTTCCAGCTCGCGACCCTCGACGGCTACGCAGACCTGCTCGAGCGGGCGGGGCTGCGCGTCATCCACCGCGAGGCGACGACGCAGCCCGGCTATCGAGAGCATCTGGATGCGGCGGGCTGGTCGGCCGACGAGCCGGACGGCGCGTGGTTCCCGCCGACGACGGGACTCTGGGTGGCGGTCCGCGACGACGCGGACGCGGGCGGTGGATCCGCCTAG
- a CDS encoding TetR/AcrR family transcriptional regulator: MSTSASTASAAVATAASGTAPAAGSTAPAAAASTAAAELLAQLSSVVQRPKRADAARNYDALVAAARDIFARDGSGASLEEIARSAGVGIGTLYRNFPTRDELIEAVYVEEVQSLVLAAQATETLPSDKALGAWLERFLEYVGTKRALLEGLNNRESTVFAQCRSVMYGSGEPVLQRAQTAGAVRGDVSISDVVRLISGVAGVVVDDDAQRDRLIGLAMDGLRPVG; encoded by the coding sequence GTGAGCACGTCTGCGAGCACGGCCTCGGCTGCCGTCGCGACCGCCGCATCCGGCACCGCACCCGCCGCTGGTTCGACCGCCCCGGCCGCTGCCGCCTCGACGGCCGCCGCCGAGCTGCTCGCCCAGCTCTCCAGCGTCGTGCAGCGCCCGAAGCGCGCGGATGCCGCCCGCAACTACGACGCGCTCGTCGCCGCGGCGCGCGACATCTTCGCCCGCGACGGATCCGGCGCCTCGCTCGAGGAGATCGCCCGCAGCGCGGGAGTCGGCATCGGCACGCTGTACCGCAACTTCCCGACCCGCGACGAGCTGATCGAGGCCGTCTACGTCGAAGAGGTGCAGTCGCTGGTGCTCGCTGCTCAGGCGACCGAGACCCTGCCCTCCGACAAGGCGCTCGGCGCCTGGCTCGAGCGCTTCCTCGAGTACGTCGGCACGAAGCGCGCTCTCCTCGAGGGCCTCAACAATCGCGAGTCGACCGTCTTCGCTCAGTGCCGCAGCGTCATGTACGGCTCGGGTGAGCCCGTGCTCCAGCGCGCGCAGACCGCCGGCGCGGTGCGCGGCGACGTCAGCATCTCGGATGTCGTGCGTCTCATCTCCGGCGTCGCCGGCGTGGTCGTCGACGACGACGCCCAGCGCGACCGCCTCATCGGTCTCGCGATGGACGGCCTGCGCCCCGTCGGCTGA